A part of Geothrix oryzae genomic DNA contains:
- a CDS encoding UvrD-helicase domain-containing protein, translated as MRTLDLSDSRILDQSLVVSASAGSGKTFTLTVLVTARLGRGDIRPWEILATTFSETSAADLRERLLRPLDLLSALDAAAWQVLLPHLDAPVAKDLEVILRELPSIQHLKKSAGEVAQAAAHWVSAPWIASPARARAFWRRVRREAELLQVSTIHSLAMRVLSKGEGSNDSILDVRHPSLLRLLRLTVRESLTLPAGHADEVPARLLLAWAEQNWEALSQGFDNHLDALGHLTGEDPSHHRDALIRALAEARTALAPFAADPELAKHPSGKGLHNFKKENLLPVPGDGADLQANLRWAQAQSGRVSNPPPAYYSDAFCDAMATLKPVATALEAWLRCLLVNALQRFEAEKRAQGLATFGDLVRKALDSLKTHGLETPAPKLLLVDEYQDTSKVQDAFLEALGAERMVRVGDVKQAIYGFRGGDPDLLRDRLDAAGEGAFRLASNFRSTPEIVTLANTYVDQVWPLLDPTVGDLDGAQVPVAPSGPPVGLVRTPAPSTSGDLPALADWISGLSRESGWTESLGAPPKTGSRTRALLLKQRTRLPGLLQRLKAKGIQPYVVAKEGFWDSPGVRLILAALEAVAHPERPIPCAALLRQVVGLTDADMAALAQRSEGRPGLPGLGQLDPERLPEAHRDAARFLLELRQASTQTLAGRLLRHGALLQAVAALTVHGALEPLRARRNLAGLLAKLQDLPASPSVAYALLDDERNGLERGDLPASVEDADLLIQTAHGSKGLEYDDVILPLLNVNPRSFRKGDLRTQPETGELLLAWKLGKFTGRAYDDLKPLVESKQKRDELNLLYVALTRAKGRLCVLLQEPKDPKESKPPSEFKTWAKWGQVLASAHPDWKSLTDAPTPVPLPTRIPHTPDSPPVRTPLADISLPADAHDDLPGDTRSKARQEGETMHAYLRDLLVRWEDPEAFQACLTNAPPVAHARENALRFLEQFEAKGWRPLRRRTELPLAGAASSGALGRADLVVWEDDRIHLLDFKHSKAFDEAELAGYRDQLARYAKALEAREGGIVDAWLVALKSGDWILT; from the coding sequence ATGCGCACCCTCGACCTGAGCGATTCCCGCATCCTCGACCAGTCGCTGGTGGTGAGCGCCAGCGCGGGATCGGGCAAGACCTTCACCCTCACGGTGCTGGTCACCGCCCGGCTGGGTCGTGGGGACATCCGCCCCTGGGAGATCCTGGCCACCACCTTCAGCGAGACCTCTGCGGCGGATCTGCGCGAGCGGCTGCTGCGCCCCCTGGACCTGCTGTCCGCCCTGGATGCGGCCGCGTGGCAGGTGCTGCTGCCCCACCTCGACGCGCCCGTGGCCAAGGACCTCGAAGTCATCCTCAGGGAGCTACCCAGCATCCAGCACCTGAAGAAGTCTGCCGGGGAGGTGGCCCAGGCCGCGGCCCACTGGGTGAGTGCGCCCTGGATTGCGTCCCCAGCGAGGGCCCGCGCCTTCTGGCGCCGCGTGCGGCGGGAGGCGGAGCTGCTGCAGGTGTCCACCATCCACAGCCTGGCCATGCGCGTGCTGAGCAAGGGTGAGGGCAGTAACGACTCCATCCTAGATGTGCGCCATCCCTCCCTGCTGCGGCTGCTGCGGCTGACGGTGCGCGAGTCGCTGACCCTGCCCGCCGGCCATGCCGATGAGGTGCCCGCCCGGTTGCTGTTGGCCTGGGCCGAGCAGAACTGGGAGGCGTTGTCCCAGGGCTTCGACAACCACCTCGATGCCCTTGGACACCTGACGGGTGAGGACCCCAGCCACCACCGCGACGCGCTGATCCGTGCCCTGGCCGAGGCCCGGACCGCCCTGGCACCCTTCGCCGCAGATCCGGAGCTGGCCAAGCATCCCAGCGGCAAGGGCCTCCACAACTTCAAGAAGGAGAACCTCCTCCCGGTACCGGGTGACGGCGCTGATCTGCAGGCAAACCTCCGCTGGGCCCAGGCCCAGAGCGGGCGCGTGTCGAACCCGCCCCCTGCCTACTACTCCGACGCCTTCTGTGACGCGATGGCAACCCTCAAGCCGGTGGCCACCGCGCTGGAAGCCTGGCTGCGCTGCCTGCTGGTGAACGCGCTGCAGCGCTTCGAGGCAGAGAAACGGGCCCAAGGGTTGGCCACCTTCGGCGATCTGGTTCGCAAGGCCTTGGACAGCCTCAAGACCCACGGACTGGAAACTCCCGCACCCAAACTGCTTCTGGTGGACGAGTACCAGGACACCTCCAAGGTGCAGGATGCCTTCCTGGAGGCCCTCGGCGCTGAGCGCATGGTGCGTGTGGGCGATGTGAAGCAGGCCATCTACGGCTTCCGCGGCGGCGATCCCGACTTGCTGCGGGATCGGCTGGACGCCGCGGGGGAGGGCGCCTTCCGCCTCGCGTCCAACTTCCGCTCCACACCCGAGATCGTGACCCTGGCCAACACCTATGTGGACCAGGTCTGGCCGCTGCTGGATCCCACGGTCGGCGACCTCGACGGTGCCCAGGTTCCCGTCGCCCCATCGGGGCCTCCGGTGGGATTGGTCCGCACGCCTGCGCCCTCGACTTCGGGCGACCTTCCGGCCCTGGCGGATTGGATCTCGGGCCTCTCCCGGGAGTCCGGCTGGACCGAGTCCCTAGGCGCTCCACCGAAGACCGGCAGCCGCACCCGGGCGCTTCTGCTCAAGCAGCGCACCCGCCTGCCGGGCCTCCTCCAGCGCCTCAAGGCCAAAGGAATCCAGCCCTATGTGGTGGCCAAAGAGGGTTTCTGGGACAGCCCCGGCGTGCGGCTCATCCTGGCGGCCCTGGAGGCCGTGGCCCACCCCGAGCGCCCCATCCCCTGTGCGGCGTTGCTGCGCCAGGTGGTGGGTCTGACCGATGCCGACATGGCCGCCCTGGCCCAACGCAGCGAAGGCCGTCCCGGACTGCCCGGCCTGGGTCAACTGGATCCGGAGCGGCTGCCGGAAGCCCACCGGGACGCCGCCCGATTTCTCCTCGAGCTGCGGCAGGCCTCCACCCAGACCCTCGCGGGTCGCCTGCTGCGCCATGGTGCCCTGCTCCAGGCCGTGGCTGCCCTGACGGTGCATGGCGCGCTGGAGCCCCTGCGGGCCCGGCGCAACCTGGCGGGACTGCTCGCCAAGTTGCAGGACCTGCCCGCCAGCCCCTCCGTGGCCTACGCCCTGTTGGATGACGAGCGGAATGGCCTGGAGCGGGGCGACCTGCCCGCCTCCGTGGAAGACGCCGACCTGCTCATCCAGACGGCTCACGGGAGCAAGGGGCTGGAGTACGACGATGTCATCCTGCCCCTGCTGAATGTGAACCCGCGCAGCTTCCGGAAGGGGGACCTGCGCACCCAGCCCGAGACCGGCGAGCTGCTGCTGGCCTGGAAGCTGGGGAAATTCACCGGGCGCGCCTATGACGACCTCAAGCCCCTGGTGGAGTCCAAACAGAAGCGCGATGAACTCAACCTGCTCTATGTGGCGCTCACCCGGGCCAAGGGGCGCCTCTGCGTGTTGCTCCAGGAGCCCAAGGATCCCAAAGAGTCCAAGCCCCCCAGCGAGTTCAAGACCTGGGCGAAGTGGGGGCAGGTCCTGGCCAGCGCCCACCCGGACTGGAAATCACTGACTGACGCGCCAACGCCGGTGCCCCTTCCGACACGGATCCCCCACACACCTGACTCACCGCCCGTGAGAACGCCCCTGGCCGACATCAGCCTGCCCGCCGATGCCCATGACGACCTTCCCGGCGATACCCGCAGCAAGGCCCGCCAGGAAGGGGAAACCATGCATGCCTACCTCCGGGATCTCCTCGTGCGTTGGGAGGATCCGGAGGCCTTCCAGGCCTGCCTCACCAACGCTCCGCCCGTGGCCCACGCCCGTGAGAACGCCCTGCGCTTCCTGGAACAGTTCGAGGCCAAGGGTTGGCGCCCCCTCCGCCGCCGGACGGAACTGCCCCTCGCGGGGGCGGCGAGCAGCGGCGCCCTCGGCCGAGCCGATCTGGTGGTCTGGGAGGACGACCGTATCCACCTCCTGGACTTCAAGCACTCGAAGGCCTTCGACGAGGCGGAACTGGCCGGCTACCGGGATCAGCTGGCCCGCTACGCGAAGGCGCTGGAAGCCCGGGAGGGCGGAATCGTGGACGCCTGGCTGGTGGCGCTGAAATCCGGCGACTGGATACTGACCTAG
- a CDS encoding DUF4258 domain-containing protein yields MSLSNPLLLPLPLTHHARRRMDGRRIPSEAVEAVLAYGRAVWARGAQIYALGRKEVERASRRGLDLRPFAGLQVVCAANGDVLTVYRNHDFKPLRRSA; encoded by the coding sequence ATGAGCCTGTCGAATCCGCTTCTGCTTCCCCTGCCCCTGACGCACCATGCCCGGAGAAGGATGGATGGCCGCCGCATCCCCAGCGAAGCCGTGGAGGCGGTTTTGGCCTATGGCCGGGCGGTCTGGGCGCGGGGGGCGCAGATCTACGCCCTGGGCAGGAAGGAGGTCGAGCGGGCCTCCCGGCGCGGGCTGGATCTCCGGCCCTTCGCGGGCCTCCAGGTCGTCTGCGCGGCCAACGGCGATGTGCTGACGGTCTACCGGAACCACGACTTCAAGCCGCTTCGGAGGTCGGCATGA
- a CDS encoding DUF3606 domain-containing protein, which yields MSVDLAIRQPELQERINVHQPYDLRSWAIRFSVSTEKIQQAVLVVGPVVKDVKRYLRK from the coding sequence GTGTCCGTCGATCTGGCGATCCGCCAGCCTGAGTTGCAGGAGCGGATCAATGTCCATCAGCCCTACGATCTGCGGAGCTGGGCGATCCGCTTCAGCGTGTCCACCGAGAAGATCCAGCAGGCGGTCCTGGTCGTGGGTCCCGTGGTCAAGGATGTGAAGCGCTACCTCAGGAAGTGA
- a CDS encoding sensor histidine kinase: MGVCYALWVGSLLYSHWTSTRIESGWIWASAFSTPLLHVTAFALFAPLPWILPSRLRSPWNFVLGFVLSIIGCELISALLPLMDGWLFTQAQIKFDGAKLMLIYTGLVGPAMMVVGGLVAARARSEELRQASETEARIAKNQLLQSQVHPHVLFNALNGLVELVHKDSGAAETAIRHLSDLLRRLLLASEHSRLPLGEERKIISDFLALEAIRLGSRLRVAWEWDEALDAIELPPLLLQPLVENAIKHGIAPSIPGGELIVRARAEAGALSLEVWNSGEPFRDGGIGAGIGLRNLRSRLALNFGSGASLSLGASGQGTLACLRLAATLVEFPHGSTESPSRR; encoded by the coding sequence ATGGGCGTCTGCTATGCCCTCTGGGTCGGCTCTCTGTTGTACAGCCACTGGACCTCCACCCGCATCGAATCCGGGTGGATCTGGGCCAGTGCCTTCTCCACGCCCCTCCTCCATGTCACGGCCTTCGCCCTCTTCGCCCCGCTGCCCTGGATCCTGCCCAGCCGGCTGCGCTCCCCATGGAACTTCGTGCTGGGGTTCGTCCTTTCGATCATAGGCTGCGAGCTGATATCGGCCCTTCTCCCGCTCATGGACGGTTGGCTATTCACCCAGGCGCAGATCAAGTTCGACGGGGCCAAACTCATGCTGATCTACACCGGGCTGGTGGGCCCGGCGATGATGGTGGTGGGGGGGCTCGTCGCGGCCAGGGCCCGATCCGAAGAGCTGCGCCAGGCTTCCGAGACCGAAGCCCGGATCGCCAAGAACCAGCTGCTCCAGAGCCAGGTGCACCCTCATGTGCTGTTCAACGCTTTGAACGGCCTGGTGGAGCTCGTCCACAAGGATTCCGGAGCCGCCGAAACGGCCATCCGGCACCTGTCCGACCTGCTTCGTCGCCTCCTCCTGGCCTCGGAGCACAGCCGCCTGCCCCTGGGGGAGGAGCGGAAGATCATTTCCGATTTCCTCGCGCTGGAGGCCATCCGGTTGGGAAGCCGGCTCCGGGTCGCCTGGGAGTGGGACGAGGCCCTGGATGCGATCGAGCTACCGCCCCTTCTCCTGCAGCCCCTGGTGGAAAACGCCATCAAGCACGGCATCGCGCCCAGCATCCCGGGCGGAGAGCTCATCGTTCGAGCCCGGGCCGAGGCTGGAGCCCTCTCCCTGGAAGTCTGGAATTCCGGGGAGCCCTTCCGCGACGGCGGGATAGGGGCCGGCATCGGCCTGAGGAACCTGCGCTCCCGCCTGGCCTTGAACTTCGGTTCCGGCGCCAGCTTGTCCCTCGGCGCTTCGGGCCAGGGCACGCTGGCCTGCCTCCGCTTGGCGGCAACCCTAGTAGAATTTCCCCATGGATCCACTGAAAGTCCTAGTCGTCGATGA
- a CDS encoding LytR/AlgR family response regulator transcription factor, with the protein MDPLKVLVVDDEPLARERLARLLREAGCTITGELENGVALLQWLKASNKTGVDAIFLDIQMPGLSGMEVLAKIPDGPPVVFVTAFSSYAVRAFELAAADYLLKPVFEDRLEACLQRLREQLVRRLSPSELRALLLPPARFPIRVKDGEIYMELEVVTHFELEHDRVWACRGASRYLTRWTALSEVEQAFPDDGLLRIQRHLLLRPRMVRGIRPASVGRIKVMVAPRVELTVSRAMTPRAKECIRP; encoded by the coding sequence ATGGATCCACTGAAAGTCCTAGTCGTCGATGACGAGCCCCTGGCCCGAGAGCGGCTCGCTCGGCTCCTCCGGGAAGCCGGCTGCACCATCACGGGCGAGCTCGAAAATGGCGTAGCCCTGCTCCAGTGGCTGAAGGCGTCGAATAAGACAGGAGTGGATGCCATCTTCCTGGACATCCAGATGCCCGGTCTCAGCGGCATGGAGGTCCTAGCCAAGATCCCGGACGGCCCGCCCGTGGTCTTCGTCACGGCCTTCTCGTCCTACGCGGTGCGCGCCTTCGAGCTGGCGGCCGCGGACTACCTGCTCAAGCCGGTGTTCGAGGACCGCCTCGAGGCCTGCCTGCAGCGCCTCCGCGAGCAGCTCGTGCGGCGCCTCAGCCCCTCCGAGTTGAGGGCCCTCCTGCTGCCTCCCGCGCGGTTTCCCATCCGGGTGAAAGACGGCGAGATCTACATGGAGCTGGAGGTCGTCACCCACTTCGAGCTGGAGCACGACCGCGTGTGGGCCTGCCGGGGGGCCAGCCGCTATCTGACGCGGTGGACCGCCCTGTCCGAGGTGGAGCAGGCCTTCCCCGACGACGGCTTGCTGCGGATCCAGCGCCACCTCCTGCTCCGCCCGCGGATGGTCAGGGGCATCCGCCCGGCCTCGGTGGGGCGCATCAAGGTGATGGTGGCGCCCAGGGTGGAGCTGACCGTCAGCCGAGCCATGACCCCGCGGGCAAAGGAATGCATCCGGCCCTGA
- a CDS encoding HU family DNA-binding protein, which produces MAENLTKAELVEAVAKTADITKAAAAAAIGCFLESIAGHVGKGGKVTLVGFGTFSQKTRKARTGRNPQTGAPIKIAASKSMSFKASKAAKTAKPKVAKKAAPKGKKK; this is translated from the coding sequence ATGGCCGAGAACCTCACCAAGGCTGAACTCGTCGAAGCCGTCGCCAAGACTGCCGACATCACGAAGGCCGCCGCCGCTGCTGCCATCGGCTGCTTCCTTGAATCCATCGCCGGCCATGTCGGCAAGGGTGGCAAGGTCACGCTGGTCGGCTTCGGCACCTTCAGCCAGAAGACCCGCAAGGCGCGCACGGGCCGCAACCCCCAGACCGGCGCCCCCATCAAGATCGCCGCCTCGAAGTCCATGAGCTTCAAGGCCTCGAAGGCCGCCAAGACGGCGAAGCCCAAGGTCGCGAAGAAGGCCGCCCCCAAGGGCAAGAAGAAGTAG
- a CDS encoding MBL fold metallo-hydrolase, producing MRFVFEQVRVGGDRNFGYLLGDRTVGEGILVDPSYDPGALVARAKAQGLRITAILNTHGHADHSNGNAEAQVLTGAPVWGGPGHPGPLDRVLEDGAEIPLGAWRLGVWQVPGHCPDHLAFLVEGPAGSRTDGPAGSRAGGLAAGLTGDLLFVGKVGGTPGDREARTEWDSLQRLLREWPAHATLWPGHDYGARPSSTLAWERETNPFLLCPDVEAFIRLKGEWPSFKAAHGLR from the coding sequence ATGCGGTTCGTCTTCGAGCAGGTGCGGGTGGGCGGGGACCGGAACTTCGGCTACCTCCTGGGGGACCGGACGGTGGGGGAGGGAATCCTGGTCGATCCCTCCTACGATCCCGGGGCCCTCGTGGCCCGGGCGAAGGCCCAGGGGCTCCGGATCACGGCCATCCTGAACACCCACGGCCATGCGGACCACAGCAACGGCAATGCTGAGGCCCAGGTCCTCACCGGGGCGCCGGTGTGGGGAGGGCCCGGCCATCCCGGCCCCCTGGACCGGGTGCTGGAGGATGGGGCGGAGATCCCCCTCGGAGCCTGGCGGCTCGGCGTATGGCAGGTGCCCGGCCACTGCCCGGACCACCTGGCCTTCCTGGTGGAGGGCCCCGCCGGGAGCCGGACAGATGGCCCCGCCGGGAGCCGGGCGGGTGGCCTGGCCGCGGGCCTCACCGGCGACCTGCTGTTCGTGGGGAAGGTGGGTGGCACCCCAGGTGACCGCGAGGCCCGCACCGAGTGGGACAGCCTCCAGCGCCTGCTCCGGGAATGGCCGGCCCACGCGACCCTCTGGCCCGGCCACGATTACGGCGCCCGCCCCAGCTCCACCCTGGCCTGGGAGCGCGAGACCAATCCCTTCCTCCTGTGTCCGGATGTCGAGGCCTTCATCCGCCTCAAGGGCGAATGGCCGTCCTTCAAGGCGGCGCACGGGTTGAGGTGA
- a CDS encoding bifunctional methionine sulfoxide reductase B/A protein yields MLKRKIGLAVAVAVALAGAAVALPHRSTHSAPPDREVQVNAPKKPTPEALRQKLTPMQFHVTQEAGTEPPFRNEYWNEHREGVYVDVVSGKPLFSSKDKFDSGCGWPSFTKPLEGEDVVEKRDVSAGMVRTEVRSKEADSHLGHVFDDGPKDRGGLRYCINSASLRFVPIEDLEKQGLGAFLPLFGKAAAKADPAPAGEEVATLAGGCFWGMEDLLRRQPGVTAIEVGYTGGKVPNATYENHEGHAEAVQIRFDPSKTTFEALLRFFFRMHDPTTLNRQGNDLGTSYRSAIFYHSEAQRQTAERVKAEVDASGKWKRPIVTEITAAGPWWKAEDYHQDYLVKHPGGYTCHFVRD; encoded by the coding sequence ATGCTCAAGAGAAAGATAGGGCTGGCGGTGGCGGTCGCGGTGGCCCTGGCCGGCGCGGCCGTGGCTCTCCCCCACCGGAGCACCCATTCCGCCCCACCCGATCGCGAGGTACAGGTGAACGCTCCCAAGAAGCCCACCCCGGAGGCCCTCCGGCAGAAGCTCACGCCCATGCAGTTCCATGTCACCCAGGAGGCGGGCACCGAGCCGCCCTTCCGGAACGAGTACTGGAACGAGCACCGGGAGGGCGTCTATGTCGATGTGGTGAGCGGGAAGCCCCTGTTCTCCTCCAAGGACAAGTTCGACTCCGGCTGCGGCTGGCCCAGCTTCACGAAGCCCCTGGAGGGCGAGGATGTGGTCGAGAAGCGGGATGTCAGCGCCGGGATGGTCCGCACCGAGGTGCGGTCCAAGGAGGCTGATTCCCACCTGGGCCATGTGTTCGACGACGGCCCGAAGGATCGCGGCGGCCTCCGCTACTGCATCAACAGCGCCTCCCTGCGCTTCGTCCCGATCGAGGACCTGGAGAAGCAGGGGCTGGGCGCCTTCCTGCCCCTGTTCGGGAAGGCCGCCGCCAAGGCCGACCCGGCGCCGGCGGGCGAGGAGGTCGCCACCCTGGCCGGCGGCTGCTTCTGGGGCATGGAGGACCTGCTGCGCCGACAGCCCGGCGTCACGGCCATCGAGGTGGGCTACACCGGCGGGAAGGTCCCCAACGCCACCTACGAGAACCACGAGGGCCATGCCGAGGCCGTCCAGATCCGCTTCGACCCCTCGAAGACCACCTTCGAGGCGCTGCTGCGCTTCTTCTTCCGCATGCACGATCCCACCACGCTGAACCGTCAGGGCAACGACCTGGGCACCTCTTACCGCAGCGCCATCTTCTACCACTCGGAGGCCCAGCGGCAGACTGCGGAGCGCGTGAAGGCCGAGGTGGACGCCAGCGGCAAGTGGAAGCGCCCCATCGTCACCGAGATCACCGCCGCGGGCCCCTGGTGGAAGGCCGAGGACTACCACCAGGACTACCTCGTGAAACATCCCGGCGGCTACACCTGCCACTTCGTGCGGGACTGA
- the epsC gene encoding serine O-acetyltransferase EpsC, which translates to MPSEHPLEDRPDLHAVVEALALAATALTDMPLGRREFPSRTILGGLVEELRALLFPGYFGASELKAETLHYHLGARMDRVLIGLGDQIQRGLMASDPTCGNCRERALDLARAFLARLPEVRRLLATDIQAGFEGDPAATSPDEVLFCYPGLMAITSQRLAHELLKLKVPLLPRMITEHAHSLTGIDIHPGAEIGERFFIDHGTGVVIGETCIIGRNVRIYQGVTLGAKSFPLDAEGHPVKGVPRHPVVEDDVIIYSNATVLGRITLGKGSAIGGNVWLTRSVPPGSVITQANEKDGMPS; encoded by the coding sequence ATGCCGAGCGAGCACCCCCTGGAAGACCGGCCCGACCTCCATGCCGTGGTCGAGGCCCTGGCCCTGGCCGCCACGGCGCTGACGGACATGCCCCTGGGGCGACGGGAATTCCCGTCCCGCACCATCCTGGGGGGCCTCGTGGAGGAGCTGCGCGCCCTGCTCTTCCCGGGCTATTTCGGCGCGTCCGAGCTGAAGGCCGAGACCCTGCACTACCACCTGGGCGCCCGCATGGACCGGGTGCTGATCGGCCTTGGCGACCAGATCCAGCGGGGCCTCATGGCTTCCGATCCCACCTGCGGAAACTGCCGGGAGCGGGCCCTGGACCTGGCACGGGCCTTCCTCGCCCGGCTGCCCGAGGTGCGCCGCCTCCTCGCCACGGACATCCAGGCGGGCTTCGAGGGCGACCCGGCGGCCACCAGCCCCGATGAAGTCCTGTTCTGCTACCCCGGCCTGATGGCCATCACCAGCCAGCGCCTGGCCCACGAACTGCTGAAGCTGAAGGTGCCTCTGCTGCCGCGCATGATCACGGAGCACGCCCACAGCCTCACGGGCATCGACATCCACCCCGGCGCCGAGATCGGCGAGCGGTTCTTCATTGACCACGGCACGGGCGTGGTCATCGGCGAGACCTGCATCATCGGCCGCAATGTGCGGATCTACCAGGGCGTGACGCTCGGCGCCAAGAGCTTCCCCCTGGATGCCGAGGGCCACCCCGTCAAGGGCGTCCCCCGCCATCCGGTGGTGGAGGACGATGTGATCATCTACTCCAATGCCACCGTCCTGGGCCGCATCACCCTCGGCAAGGGGTCGGCCATCGGCGGCAATGTCTGGCTCACCCGCAGCGTGCCGCCGGGCAGCGTCATCACCCAGGCCAACGAGAAGGACGGGATGCCCTCATGA
- a CDS encoding phage holin family protein, whose translation MTTLLRFLFSAIGLLVACSFVPGLGHGSFLDLLIVAVILAALNTTVGSLLKVIAFVPMACSLGCFSLVINGLVFWLAGALSSRLGLTFTVSGFWAGFFGALVTSLVASVLGALFIPKDRQRPQGPSPSIKVVN comes from the coding sequence ATGACCACGCTCCTGCGCTTCCTCTTCTCGGCCATCGGCCTGCTGGTCGCTTGCTCCTTCGTGCCCGGGCTGGGTCACGGGTCCTTCCTGGACCTCCTGATCGTGGCCGTGATCCTGGCGGCCCTGAACACCACCGTCGGCAGCCTCCTCAAGGTCATCGCCTTCGTGCCCATGGCCTGCTCCCTCGGTTGCTTCAGCCTCGTCATCAACGGCCTGGTCTTCTGGCTCGCTGGCGCCCTCTCTTCCCGGCTGGGCCTGACCTTCACGGTGAGCGGCTTCTGGGCGGGCTTCTTCGGCGCCCTGGTCACCAGCCTCGTCGCCTCCGTCCTCGGCGCCCTCTTCATCCCCAAGGACCGTCAGCGCCCCCAGGGGCCGTCCCCATCCATCAAGGTCGTGAACTGA
- a CDS encoding lysophospholipid acyltransferase family protein, giving the protein MPIRPFLRPALVWVFGALALALAVCLCFLLAPFLGGRRAFWIVAPRYIRGTARAFGIRRELAGWEDLPEAFRNGTRPAVFIGNHTSLFDPPLMISTLPCHPVFVAKRELAGVPFLGWVIWLAGFIFIDRSNRAAALRSLEDAAARIRAGQAIVAFPEGTRSRDGRLLPFKKGAFALAFEAGVPVVPFAIHGGPDILPKGTWRTRGGLYRITMGAPLESHAHPDAEALRLAAEAAVRALLEKDQGKSTEGGVEVP; this is encoded by the coding sequence ATGCCCATCCGCCCCTTCCTTCGACCGGCCCTGGTCTGGGTCTTCGGTGCCCTGGCCCTGGCCCTGGCCGTTTGCCTGTGCTTCTTGCTGGCGCCCTTCCTCGGCGGCCGGCGGGCCTTCTGGATCGTGGCGCCCCGCTACATCCGCGGCACCGCCCGGGCCTTCGGCATCCGCCGCGAACTGGCGGGCTGGGAGGATCTTCCCGAAGCGTTCCGCAACGGCACCCGCCCGGCGGTCTTCATCGGCAACCACACTTCGCTGTTCGATCCCCCCCTGATGATCTCCACGCTGCCCTGCCATCCCGTGTTCGTGGCCAAGCGGGAGCTGGCGGGGGTGCCCTTCCTGGGTTGGGTGATCTGGCTGGCGGGGTTCATCTTCATCGACCGCAGTAACCGCGCGGCCGCCTTGCGCAGTCTGGAGGACGCCGCCGCCCGCATCCGTGCGGGGCAGGCCATCGTGGCCTTCCCCGAAGGCACCCGCAGCCGCGATGGCCGCCTGCTGCCCTTCAAGAAGGGCGCCTTCGCCCTGGCCTTCGAGGCCGGCGTTCCGGTGGTGCCCTTCGCCATCCACGGCGGGCCGGACATCCTGCCCAAGGGGACCTGGCGCACGCGGGGCGGCCTCTACCGCATCACGATGGGCGCGCCGCTGGAATCCCACGCCCATCCCGATGCCGAAGCCCTGCGGCTGGCGGCCGAGGCCGCCGTGCGGGCGCTCCTGGAAAAGGACCAAGGAAAGTCAACCGAAGGGGGCGTGGAGGTGCCCTGA
- a CDS encoding peptidylprolyl isomerase → MSRLLLCLSFAMSLAAQAPVQAPAAAPAATPVPAPAPVAKPRVQLLTSYGPVVLELEPELAPKTVANFLQYVKDGHYKGTIFHRVIDGFMVQGGGLLENLDEKPLREPILNEAPQTFRAGLKNTRGTVAMARTGSPHSATAQFYINTVDNKSLDHRDLTDEGYGYCVFGRVVSGMEAVDKIEKVKTEWRKGQSGVPQYPVRLKDVSLLPQ, encoded by the coding sequence GTGTCCCGTCTGCTGCTCTGTCTGTCCTTCGCCATGTCCCTGGCCGCTCAGGCGCCCGTCCAGGCGCCGGCCGCTGCTCCGGCCGCTACCCCAGTTCCCGCTCCGGCCCCCGTGGCCAAGCCGCGGGTGCAGTTGCTCACCAGTTACGGGCCGGTCGTCCTCGAACTGGAGCCGGAGCTGGCGCCCAAGACCGTGGCGAACTTCCTGCAGTATGTGAAGGACGGCCACTACAAGGGCACCATCTTCCACCGGGTCATCGACGGTTTCATGGTCCAGGGCGGTGGTCTGCTGGAGAACCTGGATGAAAAGCCCCTGCGGGAGCCCATCCTCAACGAGGCGCCCCAGACCTTCCGGGCCGGCCTGAAGAACACCCGGGGCACCGTGGCCATGGCCCGCACGGGCTCGCCCCACAGCGCCACGGCCCAGTTCTACATCAACACCGTGGACAACAAGAGCCTGGATCACCGCGACCTGACCGATGAAGGCTACGGCTACTGCGTCTTCGGCCGCGTGGTCTCGGGCATGGAGGCCGTGGACAAGATCGAGAAGGTGAAGACGGAATGGCGCAAGGGCCAGAGCGGCGTGCCGCAGTATCCCGTGCGCCTGAAGGATGTCTCGTTGCTGCCGCAGTAG